A region from the Aeromicrobium choanae genome encodes:
- a CDS encoding quinone oxidoreductase family protein, with protein MKAVQITEFGGPEVMRVTELPVPRPGPGEVLVRVAAAGVNLADTRMRSGHYPVPLRLPFVPGFELSGHVDSVGPGAASLARDPRVLAPGTPVVAVHAHAAYAEYALVPADMLLPLPEGIDVVAAAAVPVAYSVAWMALHDRGGLRPHETVLVHAAGSGVGLAAVQLAAAAGAEVIALASTQEKLDLARAAGASVALGYQPHYPTDDLHLWLDRGADLLIDGVGGPVLAEGLSLLRPGGRAVCFGQSAGEPIDLDLYRAVIPRQLDLRGLARGALVDSRDPRDRGLVADAVAHVLDLWARGALADPVVHRLPLAEAAEAHAAMSDRSHTGKLTLVPD; from the coding sequence GTGAAGGCAGTGCAGATCACCGAGTTCGGCGGACCCGAGGTGATGCGGGTGACCGAGCTCCCCGTGCCGCGGCCGGGGCCGGGCGAGGTCCTGGTCCGTGTCGCGGCCGCGGGCGTCAATCTCGCCGACACCAGGATGCGCTCGGGGCACTACCCCGTCCCGCTGCGCCTGCCGTTCGTCCCCGGCTTCGAGCTCAGCGGTCACGTCGACTCCGTGGGACCGGGTGCGGCCTCCCTGGCGCGCGATCCTCGCGTGCTGGCTCCCGGCACCCCGGTGGTGGCGGTCCATGCCCACGCGGCCTACGCCGAGTACGCGCTCGTCCCGGCGGACATGCTGCTGCCGTTGCCGGAGGGCATCGACGTGGTGGCTGCCGCCGCCGTGCCGGTCGCCTACTCGGTGGCCTGGATGGCGCTGCACGACCGGGGAGGCCTCCGGCCGCACGAGACGGTCCTGGTGCACGCCGCGGGCAGCGGCGTCGGGCTGGCCGCCGTCCAGCTGGCGGCCGCTGCCGGCGCCGAGGTGATCGCCCTGGCCAGCACGCAGGAGAAGCTCGACCTCGCCAGGGCCGCGGGAGCGTCGGTCGCCCTGGGCTACCAGCCGCACTACCCGACGGACGACCTGCACCTCTGGCTCGACCGCGGGGCGGACCTCCTGATCGACGGGGTCGGCGGGCCGGTGCTGGCCGAGGGGCTGTCGCTGCTGCGCCCCGGCGGTCGCGCCGTGTGCTTCGGGCAGTCCGCCGGCGAGCCGATCGACCTGGACCTCTACCGCGCGGTGATTCCCCGGCAGCTCGACCTGCGCGGGCTGGCGAGGGGCGCCCTCGTCGACTCGCGTGATCCCCGGGACCGTGGGCTCGTCGCCGACGCCGTCGCCCACGTGCTCGATCTCTGGGCCCGGGGCGCGCTGGCGGACCCGGTCGTCCACCGGCTGCCGCTCGCTGAGGCAGCCGAGGCTCACGCGGCGATGTCGGACCGCTCGCACACGGGCAAGCTGACGCTCGTACCCGACTGA
- a CDS encoding LysR substrate-binding domain-containing protein, whose product MTPDVDMETLRLLVDLAELNSLSAAAQARGISQPAASARLRSFEARWRVTVADRSPRGTALTTDGLAIVSWARTVLHEVDLMRAALTALSDERHAELEVAASLTIAEFILPRWLGELRSRSVVVRPRLHVVNSEKVAELVRSRTVDVGFIESAAVPRDLAHRLVGSDQLAVVVDPRHPWARRSTPVPHEALRNEAWVLRETGSGTRSTFERALRFEPHLAMEADSTTALIGAARAGVGPAVVSRRAVASELETGRLVEVTTDLDLWRPLTAIWLMERRLPDSVDALLRIARAGTTRRPST is encoded by the coding sequence ATGACTCCCGACGTCGACATGGAGACCCTGCGCCTGCTGGTGGATCTCGCCGAGCTGAACAGCCTCAGCGCGGCGGCCCAGGCCCGGGGCATCAGCCAACCCGCCGCGAGTGCCCGGCTCCGCTCGTTCGAGGCCCGCTGGCGGGTGACCGTCGCCGACCGGTCGCCCCGCGGGACGGCCCTGACGACCGACGGGCTCGCGATCGTCTCGTGGGCCCGCACCGTGCTGCACGAGGTCGACCTCATGCGCGCCGCGCTCACGGCGCTGAGCGACGAGCGGCACGCCGAGCTCGAGGTGGCCGCGAGCCTGACCATCGCCGAGTTCATCCTGCCCCGCTGGCTCGGCGAGCTCCGCAGCCGATCGGTGGTCGTCCGGCCCCGGCTCCACGTCGTCAACAGCGAGAAGGTGGCCGAGCTCGTCCGGTCGCGCACGGTGGACGTCGGGTTCATCGAGAGCGCCGCCGTCCCCCGCGACCTGGCCCACCGGCTCGTCGGATCGGACCAGTTGGCCGTGGTCGTCGACCCACGCCACCCGTGGGCCCGGCGCAGCACCCCCGTCCCGCACGAAGCACTGCGGAACGAGGCGTGGGTGCTGCGCGAGACCGGCAGCGGGACCCGCAGCACGTTCGAGCGCGCGCTGAGGTTCGAGCCCCACCTCGCGATGGAGGCCGACTCCACCACGGCGCTGATCGGTGCCGCGCGAGCCGGGGTCGGCCCGGCCGTCGTCTCCCGGCGCGCCGTCGCCTCCGAGCTCGAGACCGGACGGCTCGTCGAGGTCACCACCGACCTCGACCTCTGGCGGCCGCTGACCGCGATCTGGCTGATGGAGCGGCGCCTGCCGGACTCCGTCGACGCACTGCTGCGCATCGCCCGCGCCGGGACGACCCGGCGACCCTCGACGTAG
- a CDS encoding YeiH family protein: MALTLDARTSGYRLAPALVAAAIAAGVNLMFPLASPLLVALVLGVVVTNTPLARHRILHDQERLTKLLLRWGVVMLGIKLPIDAVFGIGVGGVVVVIGTVLITYYGTLAIGTRLGLEPRFVTLLAAGFSICGAAAIAAVADTVRARQRDVALAVALVTVFGSIMIALVPWAAHLIGLDDAQAAVWAGASIHEVAQVVAAGSVLGGGAVALATTVKLGRVAMLAPMSILVARRCAVEGAPKAPLLPWFVVGFIAAVALRSTGVLPESALTVAGVVTNVLLAAGMFGLGLGIRMRELWPVPGRALLLATLSTAIAAGSSLALLAVLV; this comes from the coding sequence ATGGCCCTCACCCTCGACGCCCGGACCTCGGGATACCGGCTCGCGCCCGCGCTCGTCGCGGCCGCGATCGCGGCCGGGGTGAACCTGATGTTCCCCCTCGCGAGCCCGCTCCTGGTCGCGCTGGTGCTCGGCGTCGTCGTCACGAACACGCCTCTCGCCCGGCACCGGATCCTCCACGACCAGGAGCGGCTCACGAAGCTGCTGCTGCGCTGGGGCGTCGTCATGCTCGGCATCAAGCTGCCGATCGACGCCGTGTTCGGGATCGGGGTGGGCGGCGTCGTCGTGGTGATCGGCACCGTCCTGATCACCTACTACGGCACCCTGGCCATCGGCACGCGGCTCGGCCTCGAACCGCGATTCGTGACCCTCCTCGCGGCCGGTTTCTCGATCTGCGGCGCGGCCGCGATCGCTGCGGTCGCCGACACCGTCCGAGCCCGCCAGCGCGACGTCGCCCTGGCGGTGGCCCTGGTGACCGTCTTCGGCTCGATCATGATCGCCCTCGTCCCGTGGGCCGCGCACCTGATCGGACTCGACGACGCCCAGGCGGCCGTGTGGGCCGGCGCCAGCATCCACGAGGTCGCCCAGGTCGTCGCCGCCGGATCCGTCCTCGGCGGCGGAGCCGTGGCGCTGGCCACGACCGTGAAGCTCGGGCGGGTCGCCATGCTCGCGCCCATGTCGATCCTCGTGGCCCGCCGCTGCGCGGTCGAGGGCGCACCGAAGGCGCCCCTGCTGCCGTGGTTCGTCGTGGGCTTCATCGCCGCCGTCGCCCTGCGGAGCACCGGTGTGCTGCCGGAGTCCGCGCTCACCGTCGCGGGCGTGGTGACCAACGTGCTCCTGGCAGCCGGGATGTTCGGGCTCGGGCTCGGGATCCGGATGCGGGAGCTGTGGCCCGTCCCCGGTCGCGCCCTGCTGCTCGCCACGCTCTCCACGGCCATCGCGGCGGGCTCCTCGCTGGCCCTGCTCGCGGTCCTGGTCTGA
- the bluB gene encoding 5,6-dimethylbenzimidazole synthase, with translation MVRDLYDVINRRRDTRREFTGEPVDPEALHRVLAAAHCAPSVGMSQPWDFVLVRSRRTLETFRDHVAQEREVFAGSLDGERAETFARIKIDGIVESGLGVVVGYDPDRGGSHVLGRHAIADAGLYSVVCAIENLWLAATAEGLGVGWVSFYREEFLADLVGFPAPVRPVAWLCVGAVDDLPDVPDLERFGWRHRSPLEEVVHEETYRLRA, from the coding sequence GTGGTGAGGGACCTCTACGACGTGATCAATCGGCGCCGCGACACCCGCCGCGAGTTCACCGGCGAGCCGGTGGATCCGGAAGCGCTCCATCGGGTCCTGGCGGCGGCCCACTGCGCGCCAAGCGTGGGGATGAGCCAGCCGTGGGACTTCGTGCTCGTCCGGTCCCGGCGGACGCTCGAGACGTTCCGCGACCATGTGGCACAGGAGCGCGAGGTCTTCGCCGGCTCGCTCGACGGCGAGCGAGCGGAGACGTTCGCCCGGATCAAGATCGACGGGATCGTCGAATCAGGGCTGGGCGTGGTCGTCGGCTACGACCCCGACCGCGGCGGCTCCCACGTGCTGGGGCGCCATGCCATCGCAGATGCGGGACTCTACTCCGTGGTCTGCGCGATCGAGAACCTCTGGCTCGCGGCGACCGCCGAGGGCCTCGGCGTCGGGTGGGTGAGCTTCTACCGCGAGGAGTTCCTGGCCGACCTGGTCGGCTTCCCGGCTCCCGTCCGACCCGTGGCCTGGCTGTGCGTCGGGGCGGTCGACGACCTCCCGGACGTGCCCGACCTCGAACGCTTCGGGTGGCGGCACCGGTCGCCACTCGAGGAGGTGGTGCACGAGGAGACGTACCGGCTCAGGGCGTAG
- a CDS encoding DUF998 domain-containing protein, producing MPTASRPRRFAADRAARWGALALVVRPLYIGTEILVAAATIGGYDFLADTVSRLGEIGCSPDFCSPRHAWMNGSFVVFGVLLTGSAVWLARRLGPWAAGLLVIAGLSSIATGLTPQDQAGVAHAIAATPLFIAQPAALLVLAARVRGDHPHLSRLLFATGAITAAAAVGFVLAGEGDAGLLERLALWPVVIALSAFGVAELRSGPWTRWPTP from the coding sequence ATGCCGACCGCCTCCCGCCCACGCCGGTTCGCCGCGGACCGCGCTGCTCGCTGGGGCGCCTTGGCGCTGGTCGTGCGGCCGCTCTACATCGGCACCGAGATCCTCGTCGCGGCGGCGACGATCGGGGGCTACGACTTTCTCGCGGACACGGTCAGCCGGCTCGGCGAGATCGGCTGCTCACCTGACTTCTGCTCCCCCCGGCACGCGTGGATGAACGGATCCTTCGTGGTCTTCGGCGTCCTCCTGACCGGGAGCGCGGTGTGGCTCGCGCGACGCCTGGGGCCGTGGGCGGCGGGACTGCTGGTGATCGCGGGACTGAGCTCGATCGCGACCGGCCTGACGCCCCAGGACCAGGCCGGCGTCGCCCACGCGATCGCCGCGACTCCCCTCTTCATCGCCCAACCGGCGGCGCTGCTGGTGCTGGCCGCCCGGGTCCGAGGAGACCACCCGCACCTGTCGCGCCTGCTGTTCGCGACCGGCGCGATCACTGCTGCGGCCGCCGTGGGATTCGTCCTCGCCGGGGAAGGTGACGCGGGCCTGCTCGAGCGCCTCGCGTTGTGGCCCGTGGTGATCGCCCTGTCCGCGTTCGGCGTCGCCGAACTTCGTTCCGGACCATGGACGCGCTGGCCTACGCCCTGA
- a CDS encoding ABC1 kinase family protein: MTILDDNRYVALARLVRRHGRSDLLAGAQLDEFDIDDETPLGDAERAEAFADDLERMGPTFIKLGQLLSTRFDLLPASYTTALERLQDEVDPIDFETVREVVETELGATLRERFSEFDPEPLAAASLGQVHRAILRNGREVVVKVQRPGVREVVREDMKVLGRLARLADKRTEVGHRFGFGRLLDQFRRSLAGELDYRREARNLVTFGELTAAYDLLLVPQPVPAYTTSKVLTMDFVQGRKVTDIGQLGLVDLDARPIVEQLFSAYLRMILDAGILHADPHPGNLLLTDDGRLALLDLGMTASVPPRVQHDIIKLLLAISDGDGEETASILASMGHPLDGFDAGAFRDDVSHLVSEAIASGADVAVGAVLVDLSRLSGAHGLRPPAEMSMVGKALLNLDRSTSHLDPGFSPAEAIRENVSDIFTAGLTMTPGGIVAAAIESKTFVAELPKRANRIMDALAEGEFRVKVDAMDEERLHMVLQRIANRLTLGIIIAATILGAALTMRVPSAWTLLGYPGLAMLLFLFAVCSGVALAVWILMTDRKVARTQHPTGPPS, encoded by the coding sequence ATGACGATTCTGGACGACAACCGGTACGTCGCGCTGGCTCGACTCGTGCGACGCCACGGCAGGTCCGACCTCCTCGCCGGCGCCCAGCTCGACGAGTTCGACATCGACGACGAGACTCCCCTCGGGGACGCCGAGCGCGCGGAGGCCTTCGCCGACGACCTCGAGCGGATGGGTCCGACGTTCATCAAGCTCGGCCAGCTGCTGTCCACGCGCTTCGACCTCCTGCCCGCGTCGTACACGACGGCGCTGGAGCGGCTGCAGGACGAGGTCGACCCGATCGACTTCGAGACCGTCCGCGAGGTCGTCGAGACCGAGCTGGGCGCCACGCTGAGGGAGCGCTTCAGCGAGTTCGACCCCGAGCCGCTGGCCGCGGCCTCCCTCGGCCAGGTCCACCGGGCGATCCTGCGCAACGGCCGCGAGGTCGTGGTGAAGGTGCAGCGGCCGGGGGTGCGCGAGGTCGTGCGCGAGGACATGAAGGTGCTCGGCCGGCTGGCCCGGCTGGCCGACAAGCGCACCGAGGTCGGCCACCGGTTCGGCTTCGGGCGCCTGCTCGACCAGTTCCGCCGCTCCCTGGCCGGCGAGCTCGACTACCGCCGCGAGGCGCGCAATCTGGTGACGTTCGGCGAGCTCACCGCCGCGTACGACCTGCTGCTCGTCCCGCAGCCCGTGCCGGCGTACACCACCTCGAAGGTCCTGACGATGGACTTCGTGCAGGGCCGCAAGGTCACCGACATCGGCCAGCTCGGCCTGGTCGACCTCGACGCCCGGCCCATCGTCGAGCAGCTGTTCAGCGCCTACCTGCGCATGATCCTCGACGCCGGCATCCTGCACGCCGACCCCCACCCCGGGAACCTGCTGCTCACCGACGACGGCAGGCTGGCCCTGCTCGACCTCGGCATGACCGCGTCGGTCCCGCCGCGCGTCCAGCACGACATCATCAAGCTGCTGCTGGCCATCAGCGACGGCGACGGCGAGGAGACCGCCTCCATCCTCGCGAGCATGGGACACCCGCTGGACGGGTTCGACGCGGGCGCCTTCCGCGACGACGTCTCGCACCTGGTGTCCGAGGCGATCGCCAGCGGCGCCGACGTCGCCGTCGGCGCGGTGCTGGTCGACCTGAGCCGGCTCTCCGGAGCCCACGGGCTGCGCCCTCCGGCCGAGATGTCGATGGTCGGCAAGGCACTGCTCAACCTCGACCGCTCGACGTCGCACCTGGATCCCGGCTTCTCCCCCGCCGAGGCCATCCGCGAGAACGTGAGCGACATCTTCACCGCCGGACTCACCATGACGCCGGGCGGGATCGTCGCGGCCGCGATCGAGTCGAAGACCTTCGTGGCCGAGCTGCCGAAGCGGGCCAACCGGATCATGGACGCCCTCGCCGAGGGCGAGTTCCGGGTCAAGGTAGACGCGATGGACGAGGAGCGCCTGCACATGGTCCTGCAGCGGATCGCCAACCGCCTGACCCTCGGCATCATCATCGCGGCCACGATCCTCGGCGCGGCCCTGACGATGCGCGTCCCGTCGGCGTGGACGCTGCTGGGCTACCCCGGTCTGGCGATGCTGCTGTTCCTCTTCGCCGTCTGCTCCGGCGTCGCCCTGGCCGTCTGGATCCTCATGACCGACCGCAAGGTCGCCCGCACGCAGCACCCGACGGGGCCGCCCTCCTGA
- a CDS encoding TetR/AcrR family transcriptional regulator, protein MTAPDPADLRAAVWRAAAELFARNGYPEVTIRAIAARAGTSPALVMKVAGSKEELFHRTATISAPVLPDVPLSRLGPALVTELVDRQRRGDLEHLGRAMILRVNAPDPECVRAKFLSGYVEPLTRLLEGPRPELRAELAVAALLGLATTLRFFESPTLLADLDAAEAAYGPIVQRLLDGA, encoded by the coding sequence ATGACGGCTCCGGATCCCGCGGACCTGCGGGCCGCCGTGTGGCGAGCCGCCGCCGAGCTGTTCGCGCGCAACGGCTACCCCGAGGTCACGATCCGCGCGATCGCGGCCCGCGCCGGCACCTCCCCTGCGCTGGTCATGAAGGTGGCCGGCAGCAAGGAGGAGCTCTTCCACCGCACCGCCACGATCAGCGCACCGGTCCTGCCCGACGTCCCCCTCTCGCGGCTGGGACCGGCTCTCGTCACCGAGCTCGTCGACCGCCAGCGGCGCGGAGACCTCGAGCACCTGGGGCGCGCGATGATCCTGCGGGTCAACGCTCCCGACCCCGAGTGTGTGCGGGCGAAGTTCCTCAGTGGCTACGTCGAGCCGCTGACCAGGCTCCTCGAGGGCCCGCGCCCGGAACTGCGGGCCGAGCTGGCCGTCGCGGCCCTCCTGGGGCTGGCGACCACGCTGCGCTTCTTCGAGTCCCCCACCCTCCTCGCCGACCTCGATGCGGCGGAGGCGGCGTACGGACCGATCGTCCAGAGGCTCCTCGACGGCGCGTAG
- a CDS encoding MFS transporter has product MTSSPPSAAAAQRPAPPARSAALIVTTLSLCGIVVSLQQTLLLPLLPMLPDLVGASADDTSWLVTATLLTGAIATPTVTRLADMYGKRRMIVLALGISVLGSMVGALSDDLALLIFARALQGVGTAVVPVGIAIMRDELPRERIPLGVALMSATLAIGAGVGLPVAGLISEHLDWHAIFWVTGAVGLVLLVAAMVVLPESPVRTRGTFDIRGAVLLSGALTALMLAISKGSIWGWGSPTTLGLVAGGGILFAIWVPLELRTPSPLVDLRVSSRRAVVLVNSASVLIGFAMFANMLLTTQLLQLPEESGYGLGLGVLETGWWMVPNAAAFGLMAPVSAWLTRHFGPQVTALSGCLIMSVTYVARVFLSDNLTQVVIGSVVVGAGTAMVYGALPTMIMRAVPVTETASANGLNVLLRSIGTTTASAIVAAVTSASIVTIGGEEATSEGALKLLFWIAAAAAVLSAAVTFPTLRMPDFAPEADRSGTATTSRPTRVVRGRVVDEHARPVRNAVVTVLTTEGAAVDWGQADSEGQVSVAVPGRGDYFVVTSADGWQPRSRIVTLDDDSRFPPLVLRHRLTLEGTISDTDGAPIADALVILTHHAGEAVHSTRTDEHGRYAVPRPANGRYVLSAIADNGATGARPVTMWEANRTADLTLGTPLA; this is encoded by the coding sequence GTGACTTCCTCCCCGCCCTCCGCGGCCGCGGCGCAGCGCCCCGCGCCGCCGGCGCGCAGTGCCGCGCTGATCGTGACGACGCTGTCGCTGTGCGGCATCGTCGTGTCGCTGCAGCAGACGCTCCTGCTGCCGCTGCTGCCGATGCTGCCCGACCTCGTGGGCGCGTCGGCCGACGACACCTCGTGGCTGGTGACCGCGACGCTGCTCACCGGCGCCATCGCCACCCCGACCGTGACGCGACTGGCCGACATGTACGGCAAGCGCCGGATGATCGTGCTCGCGCTCGGGATCTCGGTCCTGGGCTCCATGGTCGGCGCGCTCAGCGATGATCTCGCCCTGCTGATCTTCGCCCGCGCCCTCCAGGGCGTCGGCACCGCCGTCGTCCCCGTCGGCATCGCGATCATGCGCGACGAGCTGCCGCGCGAGCGGATCCCCCTCGGCGTCGCGCTGATGAGCGCCACGCTGGCGATCGGCGCCGGGGTCGGCCTGCCGGTGGCCGGCCTGATCTCCGAGCACCTCGACTGGCACGCGATCTTCTGGGTGACCGGCGCCGTCGGCCTGGTCCTGCTCGTCGCGGCCATGGTGGTGCTTCCCGAGTCCCCCGTCCGCACCCGCGGCACGTTCGACATCCGCGGGGCCGTGCTGCTCTCCGGCGCCCTGACCGCCCTCATGCTCGCCATCTCCAAGGGCTCGATCTGGGGCTGGGGCTCGCCGACGACGCTCGGTCTCGTCGCCGGCGGTGGCATCCTGTTCGCGATCTGGGTCCCGCTCGAGCTGCGCACGCCGAGCCCGCTGGTCGACCTGCGCGTCTCGTCGCGGCGCGCGGTCGTCCTGGTGAACTCCGCGTCCGTGCTCATCGGCTTCGCGATGTTCGCCAACATGCTGCTCACCACCCAGCTCCTCCAGCTCCCGGAGGAGTCGGGGTACGGGCTCGGGCTCGGCGTCCTCGAGACCGGATGGTGGATGGTCCCCAACGCAGCGGCCTTCGGCCTCATGGCGCCCGTCTCGGCCTGGCTCACACGGCACTTCGGTCCGCAGGTCACGGCCCTGTCCGGCTGCCTCATCATGAGCGTCACGTACGTCGCGCGCGTGTTCCTCAGCGACAACCTGACGCAGGTCGTGATCGGCTCGGTCGTGGTCGGTGCGGGCACGGCGATGGTCTACGGCGCGCTGCCCACGATGATCATGCGCGCCGTCCCCGTGACGGAGACGGCCTCCGCGAACGGCCTCAACGTCCTGCTGCGCTCGATCGGCACCACGACCGCCAGCGCCATCGTCGCGGCCGTCACGTCCGCCTCGATCGTGACGATCGGTGGCGAGGAGGCGACGAGCGAAGGCGCGCTCAAGCTGCTGTTCTGGATCGCGGCGGCCGCTGCGGTGCTGAGCGCCGCGGTCACGTTCCCGACCCTGCGGATGCCGGACTTCGCACCCGAGGCCGACCGGTCCGGGACCGCGACGACGAGCCGGCCCACGCGTGTGGTGCGCGGCCGCGTCGTCGACGAGCACGCCCGGCCCGTGCGCAACGCCGTCGTCACCGTGCTCACCACCGAGGGCGCCGCTGTCGACTGGGGCCAGGCCGACTCCGAGGGGCAGGTCAGCGTCGCCGTCCCGGGGCGTGGCGACTACTTCGTCGTGACCTCCGCCGACGGCTGGCAGCCGCGGTCGCGCATCGTGACGCTCGACGACGACTCGCGGTTCCCGCCCCTCGTCCTGCGCCACCGGCTGACCCTCGAGGGCACCATCAGCGACACCGACGGCGCCCCGATCGCCGACGCCCTGGTCATCCTCACCCACCACGCCGGCGAGGCCGTGCACTCCACACGCACCGACGAGCACGGTCGCTACGCGGTGCCGCGTCCTGCGAACGGCCGCTACGTGCTGAGCGCCATCGCGGACAACGGCGCCACGGGGGCCCGCCCCGTCACCATGTGGGAGGCCAACCGCACCGCGGACCTCACGCTGGGAACCCCGCTCGCATGA
- a CDS encoding LLM class flavin-dependent oxidoreductase, which produces MSTNRNYGHPLRFGVETSTPAEQGHDVALLVGEDVDALTLAAWSAARTENVVLAPRIAVGDRSAAMIARAAGSLQSLSDGRAEVVLESDDADAVVDAVEAVRALEVDRPVPVWLQGTAAETVALAGGIADGLVIDLDALGTEGLAELNAALDRAAIEAGRDVREVRRAVTLSEPAVDDLITLVVEHGISSFVLRSGAVDEALARAVRAGAERALPPGALSARPVRRADVRALRRPGIGYDLVPEGLAETAVEPGDPAFASVRSTYLRGGDPGLVLRPSTVDEVVSAIEFARTHRHLPLGIRSGGHGISGRSTNDGGLVIDLGRLDEITVLDEERRLVRIGPGARWRDVATALQPHGWALSSGDYGGVGVGGLATAGGIGFLGRKHGLTIDHLTAVEMVLADGTLVRASADENPELFWAARGAGANFGVAVAFEFVVDEVGDVGWAQLTFRAPDPAAYLEAFGRVVADLPRETTPFLILDQGMAQIMAMVDSSDPEVIIGQLQPFADAAPLTQQQVVIAPYAAVMNMFPESPHQGRGEPVSRSVLTREITPGFASASADLINSGASHFFQIRTVGGAIADVPADATAYAHRDASFSLTVMGSNAQRLDRWFEPVRRQSDGLYLSFESGRGPARIADAFPPATLERLRRLKAELDPDNLFRDNFNIVPADTRSAS; this is translated from the coding sequence GTGTCAACCAATCGGAACTACGGGCATCCTCTGCGGTTCGGCGTCGAGACCTCGACGCCCGCCGAGCAGGGCCATGACGTCGCGCTCCTCGTCGGCGAGGACGTCGATGCGCTGACGCTCGCAGCGTGGTCGGCCGCACGCACCGAGAACGTGGTGCTCGCGCCGCGGATCGCGGTGGGTGACCGTTCGGCGGCGATGATCGCGCGCGCGGCGGGCAGTCTCCAGTCTCTGTCGGACGGCCGGGCCGAGGTGGTGCTCGAGTCCGATGACGCGGACGCGGTGGTGGACGCCGTCGAGGCTGTCCGGGCCCTCGAGGTCGACCGGCCTGTCCCGGTGTGGCTGCAGGGAACCGCCGCGGAGACCGTCGCACTCGCCGGGGGGATCGCCGACGGGCTGGTCATCGATCTCGACGCGCTCGGCACCGAGGGACTTGCCGAACTCAACGCGGCCCTCGACCGCGCCGCGATCGAGGCGGGACGCGACGTGCGGGAGGTCCGCCGCGCGGTCACGCTCAGCGAACCCGCGGTCGACGACCTCATCACGCTGGTCGTCGAGCACGGCATCAGCTCCTTCGTGCTCCGATCGGGCGCCGTGGACGAGGCGTTGGCCCGCGCCGTCCGCGCGGGCGCCGAGCGCGCCCTGCCTCCCGGTGCGCTGTCCGCGCGCCCGGTCCGCCGCGCCGACGTCCGCGCCCTGAGGCGCCCGGGCATCGGCTACGACCTCGTCCCCGAAGGCCTCGCCGAGACCGCCGTCGAGCCCGGCGATCCCGCGTTCGCCTCGGTCCGCTCCACGTACCTGCGCGGCGGCGACCCAGGCCTCGTGCTGCGTCCGTCCACCGTCGATGAGGTCGTCAGTGCGATCGAGTTCGCGCGCACCCACCGGCACCTCCCGCTCGGCATCCGCAGCGGCGGCCACGGGATCAGCGGCCGCTCCACGAACGACGGTGGCCTGGTCATCGACCTCGGCCGGCTCGACGAGATCACCGTGCTCGACGAGGAGCGCCGGCTCGTCCGCATCGGTCCCGGCGCCCGTTGGCGCGACGTGGCCACCGCGCTGCAGCCGCACGGCTGGGCGCTGAGCTCCGGCGACTACGGGGGAGTGGGCGTCGGAGGCCTGGCCACCGCGGGCGGCATCGGATTCCTCGGCCGCAAGCACGGCCTGACGATCGACCACCTCACGGCCGTCGAGATGGTGCTGGCCGATGGCACCCTCGTTCGCGCCTCGGCGGACGAGAATCCCGAGCTGTTCTGGGCGGCCCGCGGCGCCGGCGCGAACTTCGGCGTCGCCGTCGCGTTCGAGTTCGTCGTGGACGAGGTGGGCGACGTCGGCTGGGCCCAGCTGACGTTCCGCGCCCCGGACCCCGCGGCCTACCTCGAGGCCTTCGGCCGGGTGGTCGCCGACCTGCCGCGCGAGACCACGCCGTTCCTCATCCTCGACCAGGGCATGGCGCAGATCATGGCGATGGTGGACTCCTCCGACCCCGAGGTCATCATCGGCCAGCTCCAGCCGTTCGCCGACGCCGCTCCGCTGACGCAGCAGCAGGTGGTCATCGCCCCCTACGCCGCGGTGATGAACATGTTCCCCGAGTCCCCGCACCAGGGCCGCGGAGAGCCCGTCTCCCGGTCGGTCCTGACCCGCGAGATCACGCCGGGCTTCGCGTCCGCGTCGGCCGACTTGATCAACAGCGGCGCCTCGCACTTCTTCCAGATCCGCACGGTGGGCGGCGCCATCGCCGACGTCCCCGCGGACGCCACCGCCTACGCGCACCGCGACGCCAGCTTCTCGCTGACCGTCATGGGCTCGAACGCCCAGCGCCTCGACCGCTGGTTCGAGCCCGTGCGCCGCCAGTCCGACGGCCTCTACCTCAGCTTCGAGAGCGGCCGGGGTCCCGCGCGGATCGCCGACGCGTTCCCTCCCGCCACGCTCGAGCGCCTGCGCCGGCTCAAGGCCGAGCTCGACCCCGACAACCTGTTCCGCGACAACTTCAACATCGTCCCCGCCGACACGAGGAGTGCCTCATGA